A single region of the Salarchaeum japonicum genome encodes:
- a CDS encoding DICT sensory domain-containing protein has product MGLREFVDEPGESDLSLAVVNRQAPRPVQQLLERMFVGQEVTVQERTLEDANEDVVYLLDEGDVVAKSPLGAVQDSILVVNSDLYKTGTRKPEDVELPAVIDGLANTPFRLRGHPTSDKEKLLLITVSRYIERLALETDGGTHRASFQRLSRINDEQGTRAVYERLADTDTETHVYGMPDWTPPPEFDVTMHGGWNEDFRTSWFVVHVPADSSRPHAALVAIEVESGTWDGLWTYDTDTVQQLNRYIEREL; this is encoded by the coding sequence ATGGGTCTGCGCGAATTTGTCGATGAACCGGGGGAGAGCGACCTGTCGCTTGCGGTGGTGAACAGGCAGGCACCGCGTCCGGTTCAACAACTATTAGAACGGATGTTCGTCGGGCAGGAGGTGACTGTTCAAGAGCGAACCCTCGAAGACGCGAACGAGGACGTGGTGTATCTCCTCGACGAGGGGGATGTCGTCGCCAAGTCCCCGTTGGGCGCGGTGCAAGACTCGATTCTGGTGGTGAACTCAGACCTCTACAAGACCGGGACGCGGAAGCCTGAGGACGTCGAGTTGCCGGCCGTCATCGACGGGCTGGCAAACACACCGTTTCGCTTGCGAGGCCACCCCACGTCGGACAAAGAAAAACTCCTTCTCATCACCGTCTCCCGATACATCGAACGACTGGCGCTGGAGACCGACGGTGGGACGCATCGAGCGTCGTTCCAGCGCCTCTCACGCATCAACGACGAACAGGGAACCAGAGCAGTGTACGAACGGCTGGCTGACACCGACACAGAGACGCACGTGTACGGAATGCCGGACTGGACACCGCCGCCGGAATTCGACGTGACGATGCACGGCGGCTGGAACGAGGACTTCCGAACGTCCTGGTTCGTCGTCCACGTCCCAGCGGATAGCTCCCGCCCCCACGCCGCACTCGTCGCAATCGAAGTCGAGTCGGGCACCTGGGACGGACTCTGGACGTACGACACGGACACCGTTCAACAGCTCAACCGCTACATCGAACGCGAACTGTAA
- a CDS encoding SufS family cysteine desulfurase, giving the protein MGLDTDTIRRDFPILDRSVNDTPLVYLDNAATTHTPAQVYDTYEDYYSRYNANVHRGIHTLSHEASRAYEAAHDRLAEFVGADGREEIVFTKNTTEAMNLVAYGWGVNRLDPGDAIVTTEMEHHASLVTWQQIAEKTGADLRYIRVTADGTLDMEHARELIDDDVELVSVAHVSNVLGTVNPVRDLAALTHDHGGVILVDGAQSVPTRPVDVETLDADFLAFSGHKMAGPTGIGCLYGKRHRLEAMEPFLFGGEMISHVTFDDASWNDLPWKFEAGTPPIAEGIALAAAADYLDDIGMDAVREHEAALARYLIDELDARDDIEYYGPPGAVERSGLVSFNVDGVHGHDLSELLDGHGIAVRAGDHCTQPLHDILDVPGSVRASFYVYNTRSEIDTLLDALEDAQRKRDHLLTDRYHDLIAEYYHNPTNPDGIENPTFRKHSAETSCGDEGEFHVRIDESGRIEAMGFRSDSCAVSQAVASLLADHLTGAHVRDLTDLSGTVDALLDGDFPDMRRDCVVGPEDVLQAGAREHLTDP; this is encoded by the coding sequence ATGGGATTGGATACTGACACGATTCGGCGTGACTTCCCGATTCTCGACCGCAGCGTCAACGACACGCCGCTCGTCTACCTCGACAACGCCGCCACCACCCACACGCCAGCCCAGGTCTACGACACCTACGAGGACTACTACAGCCGGTACAACGCGAACGTCCACCGCGGCATCCACACGCTCAGCCACGAGGCATCCCGGGCCTACGAAGCCGCACACGACCGGCTCGCGGAGTTCGTCGGAGCCGACGGCCGCGAGGAGATCGTGTTCACGAAGAACACCACGGAGGCGATGAACCTCGTCGCCTACGGCTGGGGCGTCAACCGCCTCGACCCAGGTGACGCCATCGTCACCACGGAGATGGAGCACCACGCCTCCCTCGTCACCTGGCAGCAAATCGCCGAGAAAACCGGAGCCGACCTCCGCTACATCCGCGTGACCGCCGACGGCACCCTCGACATGGAGCACGCCCGCGAGCTCATCGACGACGATGTCGAACTCGTGTCGGTCGCGCACGTCTCGAACGTCCTCGGCACGGTCAACCCCGTCCGCGACCTCGCCGCGCTCACCCACGACCACGGCGGCGTCATCCTCGTCGACGGCGCGCAATCCGTCCCCACCCGCCCCGTCGACGTCGAAACGCTGGACGCGGACTTCCTCGCGTTCAGCGGGCACAAGATGGCCGGCCCGACGGGCATCGGCTGTCTCTACGGGAAGCGCCACCGGCTCGAAGCGATGGAGCCGTTCCTCTTCGGCGGCGAGATGATCAGTCACGTCACGTTCGACGACGCCTCGTGGAACGACCTCCCCTGGAAATTCGAAGCCGGCACCCCGCCAATCGCGGAAGGCATCGCGCTCGCCGCCGCCGCGGACTACCTCGACGACATCGGCATGGACGCCGTCCGCGAACACGAAGCCGCCCTCGCCCGATATCTCATCGACGAACTCGACGCCCGCGACGACATCGAGTACTACGGGCCACCCGGGGCTGTCGAGCGAAGCGGCTTGGTGTCGTTCAACGTCGATGGCGTCCACGGCCACGACCTCTCCGAACTCCTCGACGGCCACGGTATCGCCGTTCGCGCCGGCGACCACTGCACCCAACCACTCCACGACATCCTCGACGTCCCCGGCTCCGTCCGCGCGTCCTTCTACGTCTACAACACCCGCAGCGAAATCGACACCCTCCTCGACGCACTCGAAGACGCCCAGCGGAAACGCGACCACCTCCTCACCGACCGCTACCACGACCTAATCGCCGAGTACTACCATAATCCGACGAACCCGGACGGAATCGAGAACCCGACGTTCAGAAAGCACTCCGCGGAAACGAGTTGTGGTGACGAAGGCGAGTTCCACGTCCGGATAGACGAGTCGGGGCGTATCGAGGCGATGGGCTTCCGGAGCGACTCCTGCGCCGTCAGTCAGGCCGTCGCCAGCCTCCTCGCCGACCACCTCACCGGCGCGCACGTCCGCGACCTCACCGACCTCTCCGGAACCGTCGACGCCCTCCTCGACGGCGACTTCCCCGACATGCGCCGCGACTGCGTCGTCGGCCCCGAAGACGTCCTCCAAGCCGGCGCGCGCGAACACCTCACAGACCCGTAG
- a CDS encoding heavy metal translocating P-type ATPase, which translates to MDDDSQRATDGTDHTYHGEDTHSGHDESHTEGRSEQSLLETEAEPQPPHEEDHDTHSQHGGHDGHGGMHEGHEQMFRRRFFVSTLLSIPVLLYSPTLQEWLSFSVPAFPGSEWVNPVFAVIVFAYGGIPFLKMAIPELKDRAPGMMTLISMAISVAFVYSLASVVFPAQSAFFWELVTLIDIMLLGHWIEMRSVRRASSALDELAKLMPDTAERITDGGDTESVPVSDLSEGDLVLVRPGASIPADGTIEEGDSEVNESMITGESQPVSKEPGDEVIGGTINGDGSLRVRVGATGEETTLAGIMRLVEDAQQSTSKTQVLADRAAGWLFYAALGAALVTAIAWTVAVSFDATVIERVVTVLVIACPHALGLAIPLVVAINTSLAARNGMLVRDRIAMEDARNLDAIIFDKTGTLTEGEHGVVDMATVNGVDEDDALRLAAAVESDSEHMIARAIREAADERDLSAPDATAFEAIKGRGVRAKVDGNEVYVGGPNLLTQLDSEIPDHLQRFADEAGQNAQTVVYLVREGERSEPSDRASGEAASRDGELIAAFAMADVIREESYRVVNALHNLGIEVAMLTGDSQDVADAVASELGIDTVFAEVLPEDKDKKVQELQNQGKLVGMVGDGVNDAPALARADVGIAIGSGTDVAVQSADIILVQNNPLDVVRLVTLSKASYRKMQENIVWAAGYNVFALPLAAGVLAPVGILLSPAVGALLMSLSTVIVAINAQLLRRIDLSIPTHAGDPSGTDTQAAD; encoded by the coding sequence ATGGACGACGACTCCCAACGCGCGACTGACGGGACTGACCATACGTATCACGGCGAAGACACACATAGTGGCCACGACGAGTCGCATACTGAGGGGCGGAGTGAACAGTCGCTCCTCGAAACAGAGGCTGAGCCCCAGCCTCCCCACGAAGAAGATCACGACACACACAGCCAGCACGGTGGCCATGACGGTCACGGTGGGATGCACGAAGGCCACGAGCAGATGTTCCGCCGGCGTTTCTTCGTCTCGACACTCCTCTCAATCCCCGTCCTCCTCTACAGCCCAACGCTTCAGGAGTGGCTTAGCTTCTCCGTTCCGGCGTTTCCTGGCAGTGAATGGGTCAACCCCGTTTTCGCAGTGATCGTATTCGCCTACGGTGGCATCCCCTTCCTGAAGATGGCTATCCCCGAGCTGAAAGACCGTGCGCCGGGGATGATGACGCTCATCTCCATGGCGATCTCCGTCGCGTTCGTCTACAGTTTGGCGAGCGTGGTCTTCCCGGCGCAGTCGGCGTTCTTCTGGGAGCTCGTGACGCTCATCGACATCATGCTGTTGGGCCACTGGATCGAGATGCGGTCGGTCCGGCGAGCCTCCAGCGCACTTGACGAACTGGCGAAGCTGATGCCCGATACCGCCGAACGCATCACCGATGGCGGCGACACCGAGTCCGTGCCAGTGAGCGACCTCTCCGAGGGCGACCTCGTACTCGTCCGACCGGGCGCGAGCATTCCTGCCGACGGAACGATCGAGGAGGGGGACTCCGAGGTCAACGAGTCGATGATCACGGGCGAGTCACAGCCGGTCTCGAAAGAACCCGGTGACGAGGTCATCGGCGGGACGATTAACGGCGACGGCAGCCTCCGGGTGCGCGTCGGCGCAACGGGCGAGGAGACGACGCTCGCCGGTATCATGCGGCTCGTCGAGGACGCCCAGCAGAGCACGTCCAAAACGCAAGTACTGGCTGACCGCGCGGCCGGCTGGCTGTTCTACGCCGCGCTCGGCGCTGCACTCGTCACCGCAATCGCGTGGACGGTCGCGGTCTCGTTCGATGCGACCGTCATCGAGCGCGTCGTTACCGTGCTCGTCATCGCCTGCCCACACGCGCTCGGTCTCGCCATTCCACTCGTTGTCGCGATAAACACCTCGCTCGCGGCGCGCAACGGGATGCTCGTTCGCGACCGCATCGCGATGGAGGACGCGCGGAACCTTGACGCGATTATCTTCGACAAGACAGGGACGCTCACCGAAGGCGAACACGGCGTCGTGGATATGGCGACCGTCAACGGCGTCGACGAGGACGACGCACTTCGGTTGGCGGCGGCTGTCGAGAGCGACTCCGAACACATGATCGCCCGAGCGATCCGCGAGGCCGCCGACGAGCGAGACCTCAGCGCCCCTGATGCGACCGCCTTCGAGGCGATCAAAGGACGGGGGGTTCGCGCGAAGGTCGACGGAAACGAGGTGTACGTTGGTGGGCCGAACCTGTTGACCCAGCTGGATAGCGAGATCCCCGACCATCTCCAGCGCTTCGCTGACGAGGCCGGACAGAACGCCCAGACTGTGGTGTATCTCGTTCGCGAGGGCGAGCGAAGCGAGCCCTCGGACAGAGCGAGCGGCGAAGCCGCGAGCCGCGACGGAGAGCTGATCGCCGCGTTCGCGATGGCCGACGTGATTCGCGAGGAGAGTTACCGCGTCGTCAACGCGCTCCACAATCTGGGTATCGAGGTCGCGATGCTGACCGGCGACTCGCAGGACGTCGCTGACGCCGTCGCCAGTGAACTCGGCATCGACACCGTGTTCGCGGAAGTTCTCCCCGAAGACAAGGACAAGAAAGTCCAGGAACTCCAGAATCAGGGGAAACTGGTGGGAATGGTCGGCGACGGCGTAAACGACGCGCCAGCGCTGGCACGCGCCGATGTCGGCATCGCCATCGGAAGCGGAACCGACGTCGCCGTGCAGTCAGCAGACATCATCCTCGTGCAGAACAATCCACTGGATGTCGTTCGACTGGTCACGCTGAGCAAGGCGAGCTATCGGAAGATGCAGGAGAACATCGTCTGGGCGGCCGGATACAACGTGTTCGCACTTCCGCTCGCAGCAGGCGTGTTAGCGCCGGTCGGGATTCTGTTATCCCCTGCTGTGGGCGCGCTTCTGATGTCGTTGAGCACGGTTATCGTCGCTATCAACGCCCAGTTGCTTCGCCGCATCGACCTGTCCATCCCCACGCACGCAGGGGATCCGTCCGGCACAGACACGCAGGCTGCGGACTGA
- a CDS encoding permease, with protein sequence MVATMIDGILEALRIGVGFLWTAAWAIIMGLTITSLVQVYVSKERMAQVLGDGDLSGLTKATAFGAASSGCSFGAVAIGKGLFKKGAHAVNFLAFMFASTNLIVELGLMILILLGWEFLVAELLGGLILIAVMAVIVHLTLPENLFEEVRETLNERDHGAGVTEDPTCGMEGKDEYTLTTDGGETLKFCSEGCMETYRQEMSSRGGWRDELLSWGGWYKVGNQYRNEWSMIWKDVIAGFLISGFVIVFVPQSVWNTLFIQGDGLLVTAENAIMGVAIAVLSFVGSMGNVPFAVALWGGGISFAGVIAFVYADLITIPVLNVYRKYYGWKVMLYILGVFFVTMAFTGFLMELLFDALNIVPDLAGGETATEQTYFELNYTFYLNLIAFALSGFLLYVYRRGLGAPGQYRDPVCGMRTDDSEPSATHDGETYYFCSQTCKETFEEDPDEYATGHPMVMEGHDH encoded by the coding sequence ATGGTAGCGACGATGATTGATGGCATCCTCGAAGCGCTACGTATCGGTGTGGGCTTCCTCTGGACGGCGGCGTGGGCGATCATTATGGGCCTCACGATCACGAGCCTCGTCCAGGTCTACGTCTCGAAGGAGCGGATGGCCCAGGTCCTCGGCGACGGTGATCTGAGCGGGCTCACCAAGGCGACTGCGTTCGGCGCGGCCAGTAGTGGCTGTAGTTTCGGCGCTGTCGCCATCGGGAAGGGCTTGTTCAAGAAGGGAGCCCACGCGGTGAACTTCCTCGCGTTCATGTTCGCGTCAACGAATCTCATCGTCGAACTCGGATTGATGATCCTGATTCTGCTCGGCTGGGAGTTCCTCGTCGCAGAGTTACTCGGCGGACTCATCCTCATTGCCGTGATGGCCGTCATCGTTCATCTCACGCTCCCCGAGAATCTCTTCGAGGAGGTGCGAGAGACCCTCAACGAGCGCGATCACGGGGCGGGCGTCACCGAGGATCCGACCTGCGGGATGGAAGGCAAAGACGAGTACACGCTCACGACTGACGGCGGTGAGACGCTCAAGTTCTGCTCGGAGGGGTGTATGGAGACCTACCGCCAGGAGATGTCGAGCCGCGGCGGGTGGCGTGACGAGTTACTGTCGTGGGGCGGCTGGTACAAAGTCGGGAACCAGTACCGCAACGAGTGGTCGATGATTTGGAAGGACGTCATCGCCGGCTTCCTCATCTCGGGGTTCGTCATCGTCTTCGTCCCCCAGTCGGTCTGGAACACCCTGTTCATCCAGGGCGACGGGCTGCTCGTGACCGCCGAGAACGCGATTATGGGCGTCGCCATCGCCGTCCTCAGCTTCGTCGGTAGCATGGGTAATGTCCCGTTCGCCGTCGCACTCTGGGGCGGCGGCATCAGCTTCGCTGGCGTCATCGCGTTCGTCTACGCCGACCTCATCACGATTCCCGTGCTGAACGTCTACCGGAAGTACTACGGCTGGAAGGTGATGCTGTACATTCTCGGCGTCTTCTTCGTCACGATGGCGTTCACCGGCTTCCTCATGGAACTGCTGTTCGACGCCCTCAACATCGTCCCTGATCTGGCGGGCGGCGAGACTGCGACCGAGCAAACGTACTTCGAGCTCAACTACACGTTCTACCTCAACCTCATTGCGTTCGCGCTTTCCGGCTTTCTCCTGTACGTGTATCGTCGCGGCCTCGGTGCGCCTGGCCAGTACCGTGACCCCGTCTGTGGGATGCGGACTGACGACAGCGAGCCATCGGCGACCCACGACGGTGAGACGTACTACTTCTGCTCGCAGACCTGCAAGGAGACGTTCGAGGAGGACCCGGACGAATACGCCACCGGGCATCCGATGGTGATGGAGGGCCACGACCACTAA
- a CDS encoding SHOCT domain-containing protein, with protein sequence MPTNSDDTRLVTLLLIIIGAVFIVPLFLMGFGMMGVGPMMGGMWGGHMWDDGTMPGWVLIVGFVMQLLFLAALVGGGYLLYRTLTGDGEESDQALEELRLAYARGELTDEEYEQRRENLQRDP encoded by the coding sequence ATGCCCACAAATTCAGACGATACGCGACTTGTTACGCTCCTCCTCATTATCATCGGTGCCGTATTCATCGTCCCGTTGTTCCTCATGGGCTTCGGGATGATGGGGGTCGGTCCGATGATGGGCGGTATGTGGGGTGGTCACATGTGGGACGACGGAACGATGCCGGGCTGGGTGCTCATCGTTGGATTCGTGATGCAGCTCCTCTTCCTGGCCGCTCTCGTCGGTGGTGGCTACCTCCTCTATCGGACACTAACCGGAGACGGGGAGGAGTCAGACCAGGCGCTCGAAGAACTCCGACTCGCCTACGCACGCGGCGAACTAACCGACGAGGAGTACGAACAGCGACGAGAAAACCTCCAACGAGACCCTTGA